The DNA sequence ATGTTGAGGTCGGCAGCGGAAACGTTGAAGTATCGCTTTGCGGCGGTCTCCACACCATAAAGATTGTTGCGCCCGAACTGAGCGATGTTGAGATAGCCCTGCAGAATCTCAGGCTTCGAATATTGCTTCTCCATCTGCACCGCGATCAGCATCTCACGTATCTTTCGGGCGATGGTGTCTTCCGAGGCGTGGTATTCGGCGATCGGATCGTTCTTTTCCTTGGCCTGGATAAGCAGCACGTTCTTGACATACTGCTGGGTCAACGACGAACCGCCCTGGGTATCGCCGTGCTTGATGAAGGTCTGCACGAAGGCTCGGAGCACACCCTGCATGTCGACGCCGGAATGTTCGAAGAATCGGCGGTCTTCACGGGCGACCACAGCCTGCTGCATCGGCTGCGAGACCTCACGCAACGGCACCACCGTACGGTTCTGCGCATAGAAGGAAGCGATGACGGTTTTGCCGTCAGAAGCGTAGATGGTGGATTTCTGCGGAAGGCTGGTGACGTCGAAATCGATGTCTTCCACCTTAAGCGACGGCGCCACGGTACGGGCGACGCCATTGAGACCGAGCACGCCGGGGATGAAGAACATGCCACCAACCACGCCGCCGGCGATGCAGAGGGTCACGTAGGTCAGCAACAGAGCGATGACACGTCGCGCAGTAAGGTTGTTCTTCATTTGAGGCATGGTGTCATTCTAGGATATCGCCTCTACCGAAACGGCCAATTGCGTAGGGTTATCGCCCACTGCGTACACGCCCCGGAGAGTCTGAAAGGATGCGGGGAACAATCCGAAAATGATATGTTCCCATAACAATTTGCGGTCCGGAGCCACAAAGCCCCGAACCGCAACAATTAATACGGTGTGATAATCAGTGACGCGAGCGACGAATCAACGCCCCCGGCTGGTAGATGATGATCGAACGTCCCTCACGGGCGATCCAACCGCGGTTGGCGAAGTCCATCAGCGCCTTGTTCACAGTCTCGCGCGAAGAACCGACCAGCTGGGCCATCTCCTCTTGCGTCAAGTCGTGCGGCACCTTCACCCCGGATTCGACGGGCTCGCCGAAACGTGATGCAAGGTCGAGCAGCGTCTTGGCCAGACGCGCGGGAACATCCATAAACACCAAATCGGAAATCTGCTCGTTGTTGGCACGCATGCGGTTGGCCATCACCTGCAGCATGTCCACAGCCACGCGCGGATGCTTGTTGAGCCATGAAAAGAGGACGTCGTGCTCAAGCCAGCCGACCTGCGTTCCGTTGTTCATCGCAATGGCCGAGGCCGTGCGCGGCCCACCTGCCGGGTCGAAAACAGGAATCTCGCCCAAAATCTCGCCACGGGTATGGATGCTCAGAAGCTGCACCCGATTGTCGCTGGCCTCACGCGTGAGCTTCACCTTGCCGCGTTCGAGCAGATACATGCGCTGATCGGTGGAACCTTCGTGGAAGATGTAGTCACCCTTCTCGAATTCCGCGCGCTTCATGTAAGGCATGAGCTCCTCTGCATCGGCGTGGGAGAC is a window from the Bifidobacterium sp. ESL0745 genome containing:
- a CDS encoding Crp/Fnr family transcriptional regulator, with the protein product MASPNGVSEADNELLQTALFKHVSHADAEELMPYMKRAEFEKGDYIFHEGSTDQRMYLLERGKVKLTREASDNRVQLLSIHTRGEILGEIPVFDPAGGPRTASAIAMNNGTQVGWLEHDVLFSWLNKHPRVAVDMLQVMANRMRANNEQISDLVFMDVPARLAKTLLDLASRFGEPVESGVKVPHDLTQEEMAQLVGSSRETVNKALMDFANRGWIAREGRSIIIYQPGALIRRSRH